From the Plodia interpunctella isolate USDA-ARS_2022_Savannah chromosome 5, ilPloInte3.2, whole genome shotgun sequence genome, one window contains:
- the LOC128669671 gene encoding uncharacterized protein LOC128669671 isoform X1, whose product MDSNSRSASPREPSRPQHRPPSPPSPAAFDNRAYQHDDADPNHNDSFTSNGPQQNGHSKEPNGDTKTLEAVNLELINLTPKNGNAKKKDAVELDMSTSNPYDEYFVPVNEHRKYMRGEKLYVTADKRGEKGGCKRPLCWTLLALVAAVIVALIVLAATGILFSSSPTTVEQYNSSLSSARAFGGLGQGHSQHDHSDHDHSQHNDSQHEIDDGHELGAAAEPGTLGDEGRSLGGDDSDASLYVPRTVEGELKIDNEVFTPELQDIESSEYRELTATFSDALKRALFDRNTIERGDNDITVEVIKLRKGSVIVRYRIHWKPKSGMEVTDNLLTPESLQSHLDNYLERNNRMISTFHIAEDKMSTRQVLDICKISKYDCEHECEFDENTLDFTCTCPHGYILDMTNLKKCVPILENSEIRGIELNSNPVTTKPIPDKEKSNTESVRVSNSDSFDWKETHHEIPETTTQSDTDVSFSHIFGNSNETPTPEPSAEPKPTEPVPTAEPKPEPEPTSEPIPEPIPDSEPKSEPEPTAEPAPESTTHPEPAPVTKLASAPEPASEPEPVSASEPASEPEPASEPEPVSAPEPASEPEPASEPEPASEPEPVLEHLPTPESDSSEELNLKVAPLPEPEPTSGPQPTAEPEPEPNPEPTAEPEPNPEHTTKSEPTAEPAPKEQETVESYPEPEPKAAEEPVTKSNSEPAAEPEPTTAVSIEDIKLSHSDSSTTLTESQPKPETNDYLETTFKTQSETSHNHASSEQNIAEITEHNSTNAEANTESESPSMMETSHEDKQDVEEATTMRISISEPNLINEPSYEPKPEIISILSDTKLNKDFQETETTTKSDWLESGKILNASQHQSNINNANNDFEQRSFNSLFNDLLAETTTAKYKEETKTDISFLDLQNYNIPTTTALPDQEISINQATIVMAPVNDRVKEQKQVINNSSNVNTTVSHFETEQTNDTDATTQITEDIDTDVTENKQDDISDKMTTVFRINSVKLNESTPVEATTMQGETVTEYYIKNQLSTENSSATEMLLNALSVNKQIEPETTTVKNNIDDSTDITFDNINKLNQFNRSSKSFENENSTRLETMQSQDSSTTDSEWLSIPVTEINYDQIINTDQKQATTQVPMTNIEAVINHGLLKDDFEPDYFIGISSTKSIDDVPLYGITHDYDNEDSRVKRVDNVTTETFVKEDSTTASTEKMIMENNSKLNMSLETTTISKYIYEKAEKHNSEDQEQNETTTEITNNKNANPAPVWEEVEKEAAKSETEVSNNEMTITPIMTTTSTQMPSTTTTENIVDRNNITDEIIQSLKNSTRLNNLDVTVYEVSSHNNNLSSTTANTTTSHSAEYDEHEIDMNPFLPEVENNKHLVKKLQEGHDLEPINVNDTQNDNGEEHSSVVSDGQISFTNTTNNEENLSISGENKTNPTEPSTEEIQDEKPSTFFEDTDDLLLPKKGSGEHKASKWSTLGLPVPGQNNDFLSVVPIEQEILDLKALKKDYESENLQGLNDISDSPKKSDKRTLDVNKLESVTNNEA is encoded by the exons ATGGATAGCAACAGCAGATCGGCGTCGCCGCGTGAGCCGTCCCGCCCGCAGCACAGGCCCCCCTCCCCGCCGTCCCCCGCAGCCTTCGACAACCGCGCCTACCAGCACGACGACGCCGACCCCAACCACAACGACTCCTTCACCTCCAACGGACCCCAACAAAACGGACACAGTAAAGAACCCAACGGGGACACCAAAACTTTAGAAGCTGTCAACCTCGAACTGATAAACTTGACACCCAAAAATGGCAATGCTAAGAAGAAGGACGCGGTCGAGCTGGACATGAGCACCTCGAACCCCTACGATGAGTATTTCGTTCCGGTGAACGAGCATAGGAAATATATGAG AGGGGAGAAATTGTATGTGACAGCCGATAAGCGAGGCGAAAAAGGAGGGTGCAAGCGACCTCTATGTTGGACGCTCCTGGCGCTGGTGGCCGCGGTCATTGTGGCGCTCATAGTCCTCGCAGCCA CTGGGATACTATTCAGCAGCTCTCCAACCACGGTCGAACAGTATAACTCCTCGTTAAGTTCGGCGCGCGCGTTCGGCGGGCTCGGACAAGGTCACAGCCAGCACGATCATAGCGACCATGACCATAGCCAACATAATGACAGTCAACATGAAATCGATGATGGGCATGAACTTGGTGCGGCGGCGGAACCAGGTACTCTCGGTGATGAGGGACGATCTTTGGGAGGTGACGATAGCGATGCATCGCTTTATG TACCGAGAACCGTCGAAGGCGAGCTGAAAATCGACAACGAAGTATTTACACCAGAGCTTCAAGATATTGAGAGTTCGGAGTACAGGGAGCTCACGGCCACCTTCAGTGATGCTTTGAAACGAGCTCTTTTTGACCGCAACACCATCGAGCGAGGCGACAATGACATCACTGTAGAGGTTATCAAGCTGAG GAAAGGTTCCGTAATCGTGAGGTACAGAATCCACTGGAAGCCAAAATCCGGTATGGAAGTAACAGACAATTTATTGACACCCGAAAGCCTGCAATCGCACCTCGACAATTACCTCGAAAGAAATAATAGAATGATAAGTACCTTCCACATAGCTGAAGACAAAATGAGCACCAGGCAAGTTCTAGACATATGCAAGATATCAAAATACGACTGTGAACACGAATGCGAATTTGATGAAAATACTCTTGACTTCACGTGCACTTGTCCACATGGTTATATTTTAGACATGACAAATCTCAAAAAATGTGTCCCTATATTGGAAAATTCAGAGATCAGAGgtattgaattaaattctAATCCTGTAACCACTAAACCCATACCagataaagaaaaatcaaaTACTGAATCAGTACGAGTTTCAAACAGCGACTCGTTCGACTGGAAAGAAACACACCATGAAATTCCAGAAACTACGACTCAGTCTGATACTGACGTAAGCTTTTCACATATATTCGGAAATTCTAATGAGACACCAACGCCTGAACCTAGTGCAGAACCGAAACCAACAGAGCCAGTACCTACAGCTGAACCAAAACCCGAGCCAGAACCAACTTCGGAACCTATTCCCGAGCCAATACCAGATTCCGAGCCAAAATCAGAGCCAGAACCAACTGCTGAACCTGCACCAGAATCAACGACACATCCAGAGCCAGCGCCTGTAACAAAACTAGCATCTGCGCCAGAACCAGCATCGGAGCCAGAACCAGTATCTGCATCTGAACCAGCCTCGGAGCCAGAACCAGCGTCGGAGCCAGAACCAGTATCTGCACCTGAACCAGCCTCGGAACCAGAACCAGCGTCGGAGCCAGAACCAGCATCTGAGCCAGAACCAGTGTTGGAACACTTACCAACTCCAGAGTCAGATTCATCTGAAGAATTAAACCTCAAAGTAGCCCCTCTGCCCGAACCTGAACCAACCTCTGGACCCCAGCCAACCGCAGAGCCAGAACCAGAACCTAATCCGGAGCCAACGGCAGAACCAGAGCCTAATCCAGAACATACCACAAAATCAGAACCAACAGCGGAGCCAGCACCTAAAGAACAAGAAACCGTAGAGTCTTATCCAGAACCAGAACCAAAAGCTGCTGAAGAGCCTGTCACAAAATCTAACTCAGAGCCAGCCGCAGAACCAGAACCAACAACTGCGGTGTCCATAGAAGACATAAAACTATCACATAGTGATTCCTCAACAACCTTAACAGAATCTCAACCGAAACCTGAAACTAATGATTACTTAGAAACAACATTCAAAACACAATCAGAAACTTCCCATAATCATGCTTCATCAGAACAAAATATAGCTGAGATAACAGAACATAACTCTACTAATGCAGAAGCTAATACTGAATCTGAATCCCCGTCGATGATGGAAACGAGCCATGAGGATAAACAAGATGTTGAAGAAGCAACCACAATGAGGATTTCTATTTCAGAACCAAACTTAATTAATGAGCCTTCTTACGAACCCAAAcctgaaattatttcaattttgagTGACACAAAATTGAACAAAGATTTCCAGGAAACAGAAACTACAACAAAAAGTGATTGGCTTGAAAGTGGCAAAATATTAAACGCATCCCAACACCAATCCAACATAAATAATGCGAACAATGATTTCGAGCAAAGAtcttttaattcattatttaacgATTTATTGGCTGAGACGACTACAGcaaaatataaagaagaaaCCAAAACAGATATTTCATTTCtagatttacaaaattataatattcctACTACAACTGCACTACCCGATCAGGAAATTAGCATAAATCAAGCAACAATTGTAATGGCTCCAGTAAACGACAGAGTCAAGGAGCAAAAACAAGTTATAAACAATTCATCGAATGTAAATACTACAGTATCACATTTTGAAACTGAGCAAACTAATGACACAGACGCCACTACTCAAATAACTGAGGATATTGATACAGATGTTACTGAAAATAAGCAGGATGATATTTCTGACAAAATGACAACCGTTTTCCGAATAAATTCAGTGAAACTTAATGAAAGTACACCTGTGGAAGCAACTACTATGCAAGGAGAAACGGTAACAGAATACTATATTAAAAACCAATTATCAACTGAGAACTCCTCGGCAACGGAAATGCTGTTGAACGCACTGAGTGTTAATAAACAAATCGAACCAGAAACTACAActgtaaaaaacaatatcgaTGATTCGACTGATATAACATttgacaatataaataaattaaatcaattcaaTCGTTCCTCTAAGTCATTTGAAAACGAAAATTCAACAAGACTTGAAACTATGCAATCACAAGATTCTTCCACAACTGATTCTGAATGGCTCTCAATTCCCGTAACGGAAATAAATTACgatcaaattattaatacagATCAAAAACAAGCAACTACACAAGTACCTATGACCAACATAGAAGCAGTAATAAACCATGGGCTACTCAAAGACGATTTCGAACCtgattattttattggcaTCAGTTCAACTAAATCTATAGACGACGTTCCTTTGTACGGTATTACACATGACTATGATAATGAAGATTCTAGAGTGAAACGAGTAGACAACGTCACAACTGAAACCTTTGTAAAAGAAGATTCAACAACAGCCTCTACAGAGAAGATGATAATGGAAAACAACTCTAAACTTAACATGTCATTAGAAACGACTACTAtaagcaaatatatttatgaaaaagcTGAAAAACATAACTCAGAAGACCAAGAACAAAATGAAACAACTactgaaataacaaataacaaaaacgcAAATCCAGCACCTGTTTGGGAGGAAGTTGAAAAAGAAGCAGCAAAATCTGAAACTGAAGTGTCAAACAATGAGATGACTATTACCCCAATAATGACTACTACGTCTACACAAATGCCTTCTACAACAACTACAGAAAATATTGTGGATAGGAACAATATTACCGATGAAATCATACAATCTCTCAAGAACTCTACGCGACTGAATAACTTAGATGTTACTGTATATGAAGTATCTAGTCACAATAATAACCTTTCTTCCACAACCGCCAACACTACCACTTCTCATTCAGCCGAATACGATGAACACGAAATTGATATGAACCCATTTTTACCTGAAGTAGAGAACAATAAACATCTTGTTAAGAAATTACAAGAAGGTCACGATTTAGAACCTATTAACGTAAATGACACTCAGAATGACAATGGCGAAGAGCATTCTTCTGTCGTTTCAGATGGACAAATTTCATTCACTAATACAACTAATAACGAAGAAAATTTAAGTATATctggtgaaaataaaacaaatccaACTGAACCAAGTACTGAAGAAATACAAGATGAGAAGCCGTCAACATTTTTTGAGGACACTGATGATCTATTACTTCCTAAAAAGGGATCTGGTGAACATAAAGCTAGCAAGTGGTCAACATTAGGACTCCCCGTTCCCGGACAGAACAATGATTTTCTAAGTGTTGTACCAATTGAACAAGAAATACTTGACCTAAAAGCTCTCAAGAAAGATTACGAGAGTGAAAATCTACAAGGCCTTAACGATATAAGTGATTCGCCAAAAAAAAGTGACAAAAGGACAttagatgtaaataaattggaatCAGTAACTAATAATGAAGCGTAA
- the LOC128669671 gene encoding uncharacterized protein LOC128669671 isoform X2, whose translation MIHTMVAAGGEKLYVTADKRGEKGGCKRPLCWTLLALVAAVIVALIVLAATGILFSSSPTTVEQYNSSLSSARAFGGLGQGHSQHDHSDHDHSQHNDSQHEIDDGHELGAAAEPGTLGDEGRSLGGDDSDASLYVPRTVEGELKIDNEVFTPELQDIESSEYRELTATFSDALKRALFDRNTIERGDNDITVEVIKLRKGSVIVRYRIHWKPKSGMEVTDNLLTPESLQSHLDNYLERNNRMISTFHIAEDKMSTRQVLDICKISKYDCEHECEFDENTLDFTCTCPHGYILDMTNLKKCVPILENSEIRGIELNSNPVTTKPIPDKEKSNTESVRVSNSDSFDWKETHHEIPETTTQSDTDVSFSHIFGNSNETPTPEPSAEPKPTEPVPTAEPKPEPEPTSEPIPEPIPDSEPKSEPEPTAEPAPESTTHPEPAPVTKLASAPEPASEPEPVSASEPASEPEPASEPEPVSAPEPASEPEPASEPEPASEPEPVLEHLPTPESDSSEELNLKVAPLPEPEPTSGPQPTAEPEPEPNPEPTAEPEPNPEHTTKSEPTAEPAPKEQETVESYPEPEPKAAEEPVTKSNSEPAAEPEPTTAVSIEDIKLSHSDSSTTLTESQPKPETNDYLETTFKTQSETSHNHASSEQNIAEITEHNSTNAEANTESESPSMMETSHEDKQDVEEATTMRISISEPNLINEPSYEPKPEIISILSDTKLNKDFQETETTTKSDWLESGKILNASQHQSNINNANNDFEQRSFNSLFNDLLAETTTAKYKEETKTDISFLDLQNYNIPTTTALPDQEISINQATIVMAPVNDRVKEQKQVINNSSNVNTTVSHFETEQTNDTDATTQITEDIDTDVTENKQDDISDKMTTVFRINSVKLNESTPVEATTMQGETVTEYYIKNQLSTENSSATEMLLNALSVNKQIEPETTTVKNNIDDSTDITFDNINKLNQFNRSSKSFENENSTRLETMQSQDSSTTDSEWLSIPVTEINYDQIINTDQKQATTQVPMTNIEAVINHGLLKDDFEPDYFIGISSTKSIDDVPLYGITHDYDNEDSRVKRVDNVTTETFVKEDSTTASTEKMIMENNSKLNMSLETTTISKYIYEKAEKHNSEDQEQNETTTEITNNKNANPAPVWEEVEKEAAKSETEVSNNEMTITPIMTTTSTQMPSTTTTENIVDRNNITDEIIQSLKNSTRLNNLDVTVYEVSSHNNNLSSTTANTTTSHSAEYDEHEIDMNPFLPEVENNKHLVKKLQEGHDLEPINVNDTQNDNGEEHSSVVSDGQISFTNTTNNEENLSISGENKTNPTEPSTEEIQDEKPSTFFEDTDDLLLPKKGSGEHKASKWSTLGLPVPGQNNDFLSVVPIEQEILDLKALKKDYESENLQGLNDISDSPKKSDKRTLDVNKLESVTNNEA comes from the exons ATGATTCACACTATGGTTGCTGCTGG AGGGGAGAAATTGTATGTGACAGCCGATAAGCGAGGCGAAAAAGGAGGGTGCAAGCGACCTCTATGTTGGACGCTCCTGGCGCTGGTGGCCGCGGTCATTGTGGCGCTCATAGTCCTCGCAGCCA CTGGGATACTATTCAGCAGCTCTCCAACCACGGTCGAACAGTATAACTCCTCGTTAAGTTCGGCGCGCGCGTTCGGCGGGCTCGGACAAGGTCACAGCCAGCACGATCATAGCGACCATGACCATAGCCAACATAATGACAGTCAACATGAAATCGATGATGGGCATGAACTTGGTGCGGCGGCGGAACCAGGTACTCTCGGTGATGAGGGACGATCTTTGGGAGGTGACGATAGCGATGCATCGCTTTATG TACCGAGAACCGTCGAAGGCGAGCTGAAAATCGACAACGAAGTATTTACACCAGAGCTTCAAGATATTGAGAGTTCGGAGTACAGGGAGCTCACGGCCACCTTCAGTGATGCTTTGAAACGAGCTCTTTTTGACCGCAACACCATCGAGCGAGGCGACAATGACATCACTGTAGAGGTTATCAAGCTGAG GAAAGGTTCCGTAATCGTGAGGTACAGAATCCACTGGAAGCCAAAATCCGGTATGGAAGTAACAGACAATTTATTGACACCCGAAAGCCTGCAATCGCACCTCGACAATTACCTCGAAAGAAATAATAGAATGATAAGTACCTTCCACATAGCTGAAGACAAAATGAGCACCAGGCAAGTTCTAGACATATGCAAGATATCAAAATACGACTGTGAACACGAATGCGAATTTGATGAAAATACTCTTGACTTCACGTGCACTTGTCCACATGGTTATATTTTAGACATGACAAATCTCAAAAAATGTGTCCCTATATTGGAAAATTCAGAGATCAGAGgtattgaattaaattctAATCCTGTAACCACTAAACCCATACCagataaagaaaaatcaaaTACTGAATCAGTACGAGTTTCAAACAGCGACTCGTTCGACTGGAAAGAAACACACCATGAAATTCCAGAAACTACGACTCAGTCTGATACTGACGTAAGCTTTTCACATATATTCGGAAATTCTAATGAGACACCAACGCCTGAACCTAGTGCAGAACCGAAACCAACAGAGCCAGTACCTACAGCTGAACCAAAACCCGAGCCAGAACCAACTTCGGAACCTATTCCCGAGCCAATACCAGATTCCGAGCCAAAATCAGAGCCAGAACCAACTGCTGAACCTGCACCAGAATCAACGACACATCCAGAGCCAGCGCCTGTAACAAAACTAGCATCTGCGCCAGAACCAGCATCGGAGCCAGAACCAGTATCTGCATCTGAACCAGCCTCGGAGCCAGAACCAGCGTCGGAGCCAGAACCAGTATCTGCACCTGAACCAGCCTCGGAACCAGAACCAGCGTCGGAGCCAGAACCAGCATCTGAGCCAGAACCAGTGTTGGAACACTTACCAACTCCAGAGTCAGATTCATCTGAAGAATTAAACCTCAAAGTAGCCCCTCTGCCCGAACCTGAACCAACCTCTGGACCCCAGCCAACCGCAGAGCCAGAACCAGAACCTAATCCGGAGCCAACGGCAGAACCAGAGCCTAATCCAGAACATACCACAAAATCAGAACCAACAGCGGAGCCAGCACCTAAAGAACAAGAAACCGTAGAGTCTTATCCAGAACCAGAACCAAAAGCTGCTGAAGAGCCTGTCACAAAATCTAACTCAGAGCCAGCCGCAGAACCAGAACCAACAACTGCGGTGTCCATAGAAGACATAAAACTATCACATAGTGATTCCTCAACAACCTTAACAGAATCTCAACCGAAACCTGAAACTAATGATTACTTAGAAACAACATTCAAAACACAATCAGAAACTTCCCATAATCATGCTTCATCAGAACAAAATATAGCTGAGATAACAGAACATAACTCTACTAATGCAGAAGCTAATACTGAATCTGAATCCCCGTCGATGATGGAAACGAGCCATGAGGATAAACAAGATGTTGAAGAAGCAACCACAATGAGGATTTCTATTTCAGAACCAAACTTAATTAATGAGCCTTCTTACGAACCCAAAcctgaaattatttcaattttgagTGACACAAAATTGAACAAAGATTTCCAGGAAACAGAAACTACAACAAAAAGTGATTGGCTTGAAAGTGGCAAAATATTAAACGCATCCCAACACCAATCCAACATAAATAATGCGAACAATGATTTCGAGCAAAGAtcttttaattcattatttaacgATTTATTGGCTGAGACGACTACAGcaaaatataaagaagaaaCCAAAACAGATATTTCATTTCtagatttacaaaattataatattcctACTACAACTGCACTACCCGATCAGGAAATTAGCATAAATCAAGCAACAATTGTAATGGCTCCAGTAAACGACAGAGTCAAGGAGCAAAAACAAGTTATAAACAATTCATCGAATGTAAATACTACAGTATCACATTTTGAAACTGAGCAAACTAATGACACAGACGCCACTACTCAAATAACTGAGGATATTGATACAGATGTTACTGAAAATAAGCAGGATGATATTTCTGACAAAATGACAACCGTTTTCCGAATAAATTCAGTGAAACTTAATGAAAGTACACCTGTGGAAGCAACTACTATGCAAGGAGAAACGGTAACAGAATACTATATTAAAAACCAATTATCAACTGAGAACTCCTCGGCAACGGAAATGCTGTTGAACGCACTGAGTGTTAATAAACAAATCGAACCAGAAACTACAActgtaaaaaacaatatcgaTGATTCGACTGATATAACATttgacaatataaataaattaaatcaattcaaTCGTTCCTCTAAGTCATTTGAAAACGAAAATTCAACAAGACTTGAAACTATGCAATCACAAGATTCTTCCACAACTGATTCTGAATGGCTCTCAATTCCCGTAACGGAAATAAATTACgatcaaattattaatacagATCAAAAACAAGCAACTACACAAGTACCTATGACCAACATAGAAGCAGTAATAAACCATGGGCTACTCAAAGACGATTTCGAACCtgattattttattggcaTCAGTTCAACTAAATCTATAGACGACGTTCCTTTGTACGGTATTACACATGACTATGATAATGAAGATTCTAGAGTGAAACGAGTAGACAACGTCACAACTGAAACCTTTGTAAAAGAAGATTCAACAACAGCCTCTACAGAGAAGATGATAATGGAAAACAACTCTAAACTTAACATGTCATTAGAAACGACTACTAtaagcaaatatatttatgaaaaagcTGAAAAACATAACTCAGAAGACCAAGAACAAAATGAAACAACTactgaaataacaaataacaaaaacgcAAATCCAGCACCTGTTTGGGAGGAAGTTGAAAAAGAAGCAGCAAAATCTGAAACTGAAGTGTCAAACAATGAGATGACTATTACCCCAATAATGACTACTACGTCTACACAAATGCCTTCTACAACAACTACAGAAAATATTGTGGATAGGAACAATATTACCGATGAAATCATACAATCTCTCAAGAACTCTACGCGACTGAATAACTTAGATGTTACTGTATATGAAGTATCTAGTCACAATAATAACCTTTCTTCCACAACCGCCAACACTACCACTTCTCATTCAGCCGAATACGATGAACACGAAATTGATATGAACCCATTTTTACCTGAAGTAGAGAACAATAAACATCTTGTTAAGAAATTACAAGAAGGTCACGATTTAGAACCTATTAACGTAAATGACACTCAGAATGACAATGGCGAAGAGCATTCTTCTGTCGTTTCAGATGGACAAATTTCATTCACTAATACAACTAATAACGAAGAAAATTTAAGTATATctggtgaaaataaaacaaatccaACTGAACCAAGTACTGAAGAAATACAAGATGAGAAGCCGTCAACATTTTTTGAGGACACTGATGATCTATTACTTCCTAAAAAGGGATCTGGTGAACATAAAGCTAGCAAGTGGTCAACATTAGGACTCCCCGTTCCCGGACAGAACAATGATTTTCTAAGTGTTGTACCAATTGAACAAGAAATACTTGACCTAAAAGCTCTCAAGAAAGATTACGAGAGTGAAAATCTACAAGGCCTTAACGATATAAGTGATTCGCCAAAAAAAAGTGACAAAAGGACAttagatgtaaataaattggaatCAGTAACTAATAATGAAGCGTAA